The Mercurialis annua linkage group LG8, ddMerAnnu1.2, whole genome shotgun sequence genome window below encodes:
- the LOC126660483 gene encoding SNF2 domain-containing protein CLASSY 2-like — MKRKRLDESDHPFDAYAFEALCCGSWQNVEFLEIRDGGLTFHFADSRYAIDRKDPYSDFRLRSRKATISDCTCFLRRGIDICVLSSTEDEEHLENSEVWTDARINSIERKPHEPNCECKIFIKRHINQGPLGSERVKLSKDIEEVGIDRIRLLQRLDKPPCEGEFYRWQFSQDCSNVQRTKLFIGKFCSDITWLLVASVFAQFAFDVRSVQNKIVYQILGNDENCSSLKSNNQLKALSFRVENDILTPLVLHFSPDEVSKLEPVSDIHGEDSDELYSVTNLRRSKRRNVQPDRFLGCDLPADVGWVRCMPYTPDKWKEEEMFLPLSLLFGQNADSSPEQTEEEIEEPDDIPLSKFKKKSSKVNRREPKNKLAIVPVPAESDPEPSEELNSPEKSSRGNLRKTIDDNSFDYYRTRSSPAARKISSYMLDGMVVETTKWRGRPPKTKFPNWSYRRSAPLKRNDFGEPLRYRKTTLSAGAYNKLIRSYMKNIDSTISSKEETQVIDQWEEFKAKSRSNQTEKTEPSPTEDEDEESETEMLWKEMELCLASTYLLDEHDEVRISTENMQNSDENCEHEFKLDEEIGILCHLCGFVSTEVKFVSAPFAENVGWAAERRSFTEEDSVKPTQDDGLNIFDKFVSVGEDVSLPEDNNTAWALIPDLRMKLHVHQKKAFEFLWKNVAGSIIPAEMENTSKKIGGCVVSHTPGAGKTFLIIAFLTSYLKLFPGKRPLVLAPKTTLYTWYKEFIKWKIPVPVHLIHGRKSYHNFRDKTVAFRGGPKPSQDVMHVLDCLEKIQKWHAQPSVLVMGYTSFLTLMREDSKFDHRIYLAKVLRESPGLLILDEGHNPRSTKSRLRKVLMKVQTDLRILLSGTVFQNNFCEYFNTLCLARPKFIREVLKALDPKFKRKKKGEEKARHLLESRARKFFLDNIARKIDNTDDPDERMEGINMLRKITSGFIDVYEGGPADGLPGLQIYTILMNSTDIQHEILVKLHKIMATYHGYPLELELLITLAAIHPWLIKTSNCVNKFFSGDELDQIEKLKYDFKKGSKVMFVLNLVYRIVKKEKVLIFCHNIAPINTFVGLFENVFRWQKGREIMVLTGDLELFERGKIIDKFEEPGSPSRVLLASITACAEGISLTAASRVILLDSEWNPSKTKQAIARAFRPGQQKVVYVYQLLATGTLEEDKYSRTTWKEWVSSMIFSEAFVEDPSRWQAEKIEDDVLREMVEEDRVKSFHMIMKNEKASTG, encoded by the exons ATGAAGAGAAAGCGCTTAGATGAATCCGACCATCCGTTTGATGCGTATG CTTTTGAGGCCTTATGCTGTGGCTCGTGGCAGAATGTGGAGTTTCTAGAGATTAGAGATGGGGGTTTAACTTTTCATTTTGCCGATAGTCGTTATGCGATTGACAGGAAGGATCCTTACTCTGACTTTCGTCTAAGGTCAAGGAAAGCAACAATATCTGATTGCACTTGCTTTTTGAGGCGTGGGATTGATATTTGTGTTCTTTCATCTACCGAGGATGAAGAACATTTGGAAAATTCAGAG GTGTGGACTGATGCTAGAATAAATTCTATTGAAAGGAAGCCTCATGAACCGAATTGTGAATGCAAGATTTTTATTAAACGCCATATTAACCAAGGACCTCTCGGGTCAGAGAGAGTAAAACTTAGCAAAGACATTGAAGAAGTAGGAATAGACCGAATTCGCCTCCTCCAGAGGCTCGATAAACCTCCTTGTGAAGGCGAGTTCTACCGATGGCAGTTCTCTCAAGACTGTTCTAATGTACAAAGAACTAAACTGTTTATCGGGAAGTTCTGCTCTGACATTACGTGGTTACTTGTGGCATCTGTTTTTGCACAATTTGCATTTGATGTGAGATCCGTTCAAAATAAAATCGTATATCAAATTTTGGGTAATGATGAAAATTGCTCGTCGTTAAAATCAAACAATCAGTTGAAGGCCTTAAGTTTCAGAGTAGAGAATGATATTTTAACACCGCTTGTTCTTCATTTTTCTCCTGATGAGGTAAGTAAGCTTGAACCGGTTTCTGACATCCATGGAGAGGATTCAGATGAACTATATAGTGTTACGAACTTGCGGCGATCTAAGCGTCGAAATGTCCAACCAGATCGTTTTCTTGGCTGTGATCTTCCTGCCGATGTGGGATGGGTCCGATGTATGCCATACACGCCAGACAAATGGAAGGAAGAGGAAATGTTCTTACCACTGTCATTACTATTTGGTCAAAATGCAGATTCATCCCCAGAGCAAACAGAGGAAGAAATTGAAGAACCTGACGACATTCCTCTATCCAAATTCAAGAAGAAATCAAGTAAGGTTAATCGGAGGGAACCGAAAAATAAACTTGCTATAGTTCCTGTTCCTGCTGAAAGTGATCCTGAACCTTCAGAAGAACTGAATTCACCAGAAAAGTCTTCCAGAGGCAATTTACGAAAGACCATTGATGATAACTCATTTGATTATTATAGAACAAGAAGTTCCCCAGCAGCACGAAAAATTAGTAGTTATATGTTAGATGGTATGGTTGTTGAAACTACCAAATGGAGGGGAAGACCGCCAAAGACGAAATTTCCAAACTGGAGCTACCGTCGTTCTGCACCTCTAAAGAGGAATGATTTCGGTGAGCCACTGAGATATAGGAAGACAACATTAAGTGCAGGTGCATACAATAAACTCATAAGATCGTACATGAAGAATATTGATTCCACGATCTCATCAAAGGAGGAAACACAAGTCATTGATCAATGGGAGGAATTTAAAGCAAAGAGTCGTTCGAACCAAACAGAGAAAACGGAGCCGTCGCCAACTGAAGATGAGGATGAAGAATCTGAAACTGAAATGTTGTGGAAAGAAATGGAATTATGTTTGGCATCAACTTATCTTCTTGATGAACATGATGAG GTTCGAATTTCGACTGAGAACATGCAAAATTCAGATGAGAATTGCGAGCATGAATTCAAGCTGGATGAAGAAATTGGGATATTATGCCACTTATGCGGCTTTGTGAGCACTGAAGTAAAATTTGTTTCTGCACCATTT gCGGAAAATGTAGGCTGGGCTGCGGAAAGGAGGTCATTCACCGAGGAAGATTCAGTTAAGCCAACCCAAGATGATGGCTTAAATATTTTTGACAAGTTTGTGTCTGTCGGTGAAGATGTGTCTTTGCCAGAAGATAATAATACTGCATGGGCTTTAATCCCAGATCTTAGGATGAAGTTACATGTGCACCAGAAAAAAGCTTTCGAGTTCTTGTGGAAAAATGTTGCCGGGTCTATTATTCCTGCAGAAATGGAGAATACATCGAAAAAAATAGGTGGCTGTGTCGTGTCTCATACTCCCGGAGCTGGGAAAACTTTTCTCATTATTGCGTTCCTGACTAGCTACTTGAAGTTGTTTCCGGGAAAACGACCTTTAGTCCTTGCGCCGAAGACAACACTCTATACATGGTACAAGGagtttattaagtggaaaattCCAGTTCCGGTTCATCTAATACACGGCCGCAAATCCTATCATAACTTCAGGGATAAGACGGTGGCATTTCGAGGAGGTCCAAAACCCAGTCAAGATGTTATGCATGTTTTGGACTGCTTGGAGAAAATTCAGAAGTGGCATGCACAACCAAGTGTTCTGGTTATGGGTTATACTTCATTTCTGACATTGATGCGTGAAGATTCAAAGTTTGATCACAGAATATATTTAGCTAAAGTGTTGAGGGAAAGTCCGGGGCTCTTGATATTAGACGAAGGACACAACCCGAGAAGTACGAAATCAAGGTTAAGGAAGGTCTTGATGAAAGTTCAAACTGATCTTAGAATATTACTTTCTGGTACGGTGTTTCAGAATAATTTCTGTGAGTATTTCAACACCCTTTGTCTGGCAAGACCAAAATTTATTAGAGAAGTTCTGAAGGCGTTGGACccgaaatttaagcgaaaaaaGAAAGGGGAGGAGAAGGCTCGTCATTTGCTAGAATCTCGAGCAAGGAAATTTTTCTTAGATAACATAGCAAGAAAAATCGATAATACGGATGATCCTGACGAAAGAATGGAGGGAATAAATATGCTCAGAAAAATCACTAGTGGGTTCATTGATGTGTATGAAGGTGGACCTGCCGATGGTCTTCCGGGTTTACAAATCTACACCATATTGATGAATTCAACAGATATCCAACATGAGATTTTGGTGAAACTTCACAAGATTATGGCTACATATCACGGATACCCGTTAGAACTCGAGCTTTTGATAACACTTGCAGCTATACATCCGTGGCTTATCAAAACTTCCAACTGTGTGAACAAATTCTTTTCTGGTGATGAATTGGATCAAATTGAGAAGCTCAAGTATGATTTCAAGAAAGGGTCGAAAGTGATGTTTGTCTTGAATCTCGTGTACCGTATAGTCAAAAAGGAGAAAGTTCTGATCTTTTGCCACAACATTGCGCCCATTAATACATTTGTTGGCTTATTTGAGAACGTCTTTCGGTGGCAAAAGGGTAGAGAAATTATGGTCCTGACAGGGGATCTAGAGCTGTTTGAACGAGGAAAAATTATTGACAAGTTTGAGGAACCCGGGAGTCCTTCAAGAGTACTTCTTGCATCGATCACAGCTTGCGCTGAAGGGATTAGTTTGACAGCAGCTTCAAGAGTAATCTTGTTGGATTCCGAGTGGAATCCTTCCAAGACGAAACAGGCTATTGCGAGGGCCTTCCGTCCCGGCCAACAAAAAGTGGTCTATGTTTATCAGCTCCTCGCAACCGGTACACTTGAAGAAGACAAGTATAGCAGAACAACATGGAAGGAGTGGGTGTCTAGCATGATATTCAGCGAGGCATTTGTCGAGGATCCTTCTCGTTGGCAAGCCGAAAAAATTGAAGATGATGTGTTAAGAGAAATGGTGGAGGAAGATCGCGTTAAGTCTTTCCATATGATAATGAAGAACGAGAAGGCTTCAACAGGATGA